The genomic DNA AAGGGTGCCGGTGACCTTGCCAGTGACGGCGTCGGTCGTGAAGAGCGTCGGTGTGTATTGCGGCACCGCGTTCGCGCCGACGACGGCGACGACCACGGAGCGCGACAGAGTCGCTCCGTGACCGTCGGTGACCTCGACGGTGACGCTGTCGGACTTGTCGGCGGTCGTGGCAGTGACGGCGGCAGCCTGGTGCCGCGTCGCGCCGGTCGGTGTGTAGACGAGGGTGTAGGTGCCCGTCGCCGCGTCGACCAGGGTGGGGCTGGTAACGGTCGCTTTGCCCCCGACCGGAGGGTTGACGGCGAACGTCAAGGGGTTGCCGTCGGGGTCGACCGACCGGACGGTCACGGTGACCGCGCCCGTTGATGCGTCGGGTGTCCCGGCCGAAAGGGTGAGTGACGGTGGTGTGTTGAGGACGACTTGGACGGTGGCCGTCGCTGAGTGACCTGGCGTGCCGAGAAGCCCGAACGTCAGCGCGTTGATGAGGCCAGAGATTCCGTGAATGTGCGGGTTGGTGGAGTCGTCGACGGTGACGGTGACGGTGTCGGTGCCCGTCTGACCCGCGCGGGGCGTATAGGTGAAGGTGTGGCCGTCGGCGTTGAGCGCGACGGATCCCTTCGTGCCGCCGGTGGCGTAGTACCTCAGCGGATCACCGTCGGCGTCGGTGGTGGGAAGGCTGATCGCAATGTTGCCCAGGACATCCGGTGCGGAGACGGTAGGGCGGATGGTAGGTGTGTCGTTGCCGAATTGTCGTCGCACGTAGGCCAGAACCGTCCACAGCAGTGGGGATTCGGCGGGAGCGCCGGGCGTAGACCCGAACAGCGGTGCGACGACGGCGGCGAACAGGTTGGCGGCGGTGGCGATCACGGTGACGGGCACCGTGACAAGTGCCGCAATCGGATCGGCAGGGCGGGTCCTGGGCAGCGCAGGCGTTGCGGTGCCGGTGAGTGCGGTCACGCGCCACGCAGGTGGCTGGGACGCAAGCTGGCCGGTGTCGACGCCAAGACGTCGTGGCTCGGGCGCCGCTGCGGACGGGGCGGTCACCGCAGCATCGAGTCTGGCGGACCCCGTGCTCGACACTGGCGGCGAGGACTCTCGTGCGACGACGTCGGGGGCCTCGGGGGCTGGGCGTGGCGACGGACTCGACGTGCCGGGTCCCAAGTCGTTGGCGGTCAACGTCGGCTCGCTCACCGGCGTGATGTCCGCCGGCGTCGGTTGTGGGACGGCAGGCAAATCGGAGGTGTACTGACTCGACGTCAGTGCCCCGCCGGAGCTGCGGACGACGACGCCGGGAGCCGTCTGAACCGTCTCCGATGCAGGCTGCAGGGGGTCAGCGGCCGTCGACGCGCCGGGCGTGGTGGGCGTCGCCGACGGACTGTCGGTCGGGTCTGAAGACTGCGGCGCGGGTGTGGACTTCGTGGGTGTGTCGGCTCCGGCGGCGGTGGTGTCGGACGTATCCGACTCTTCCGCTGTATTCGACGTATTCGACGTGTCCGACATGCCGGCGGTGCTGCTGTCCGCGGAGGGACTGGCCCACGCGACACCGGGGCTCGTCACGACGGCGACACCGATGCCGAGCGCCACGGCCAACGCACCTATCCGACCGATGTGTCGGGAGTACTGGCCCGTGGGCACCTGAAAATTCGCCGATTCCACTGTTTCTCCTGGAGGTAGACGCGACATGCGTCGCATTCGGTGAGGTTTCGTCGAGGTGGCAGCGAGCCGACGCTATGGGACGCGTCGCACCCGTCGACACGGGTGCGAAGAAGGGGGTTGTGGCCTGTCGTGAGCGTGGCCGCGGTTTGCTGAACGACTAACGCCGACGCGAAATATAACCGACCCACCACCCTCAGCGACCCCAAAGACGGTAACGGCAGCGGAAGTGCAGTAGTCCCGCGCCAAGTGCAGTAGTTCGCGCGCCGCACCGCAGCGGTTGCCGCCGACGATCGCCGCAAGGAACTGGTGCCAAATGACTGGCCAGGATCCGAACTATTGCTTGACCGCGAAGCTGTCGCCGCAGCGGCTTTCCCGAGGTGGCGGTGGCGAGCGGAATACATGAGCACCACCAACCGAATTTGCAAACTCCTATAGATGGTCATCCAGTCCAGGCGTCCTGCACTCACCAAATAGCCCGAGCGACCGCGAAACCGACGCGATCGGTCCAGCCTCCGCGGTCGCGGGACTACTGCAGTGGCCCGATGGGCGAATGCGGGACAACCACACTGTGATGTTGGCACTACTGCACATTCGCCTTGTCCGGTCGTCGTATTCAGCGGTTCACCCGAACCGGGGATCCCGAAGTTGAAGCATGGAGATTCGAGTGACCGCGCCGAAGCATCTGCGAACGCACGTGTGATCGCGGTTCACGGGAGCACTCGCACGTCCTCGTCCTAGAGCCGCTGGCTATCCGTTTCATGGATGATGAAGATCATCCATTACGCGAGATCCGCTGCAGCAGTAGGGGATTGGGGTGGTGAGCGTACGCCTT from Mycolicibacterium arabiense includes the following:
- a CDS encoding Ig-like domain-containing protein: MESANFQVPTGQYSRHIGRIGALAVALGIGVAVVTSPGVAWASPSADSSTAGMSDTSNTSNTAEESDTSDTTAAGADTPTKSTPAPQSSDPTDSPSATPTTPGASTAADPLQPASETVQTAPGVVVRSSGGALTSSQYTSDLPAVPQPTPADITPVSEPTLTANDLGPGTSSPSPRPAPEAPDVVARESSPPVSSTGSARLDAAVTAPSAAAPEPRRLGVDTGQLASQPPAWRVTALTGTATPALPRTRPADPIAALVTVPVTVIATAANLFAAVVAPLFGSTPGAPAESPLLWTVLAYVRRQFGNDTPTIRPTVSAPDVLGNIAISLPTTDADGDPLRYYATGGTKGSVALNADGHTFTYTPRAGQTGTDTVTVTVDDSTNPHIHGISGLINALTFGLLGTPGHSATATVQVVLNTPPSLTLSAGTPDASTGAVTVTVRSVDPDGNPLTFAVNPPVGGKATVTSPTLVDAATGTYTLVYTPTGATRHQAAAVTATTADKSDSVTVEVTDGHGATLSRSVVVAVVGANAVPQYTPTLFTTDAVTGKVTGTLTFTDGDGDALTVTGGGPTPKGAVVVNSDGTFTYTPTDIARNGAAITDGSDFDAFTVTVNDGHGASIVQSISVDLSPRAATTPASTMAAARAVLTDVLAERSAATASARASLVVFTSGQTSIDTEVLLVEVERNLRDINAADQRGDKITGEIERARLEKRLNRTVSDDELTILLRKYAAIDASETGLLSPAYAYLDAQAAAFAKPAPTVVNPFNYAPVLSRIVTITDPDTGVITGRAVYVDREGQPLKYFVGIVRVPGFDAGFTLDPASGTFVHTPTSPPSVARPATLQIDVRGTDTQGTFTSASGKIDYTAKVNVILGPGAGASAGKTVSVPAQRTLEQLDAEIDRQAALFLQSQASDAMVADTVASIASLAEAR